ATAAACCATAGCATAATTATAAACATGATCAAGGCTGCCAACACCAACTCCCGTTGGTACCCGCGTTCGAAAACAAACTCATACACAGATGTCCCATTGTAAGAATCCAGAAGAGATCGATCAAACCCCTTACCATGATCAAAAAGTAACAATTGTAAACAAAGTAGAGAGAAAAACAATTACCACCCTTCGAAATCCACAGGTGAATACACCCATATAGTTCATAGTGAGCATAGTGCAGGTAGAAGGGGCCAGTGCTTACGATAGAGTTCAGAAATACCTGGACACCTTCAACTTTAAGCTTTTGTAAGAAAACATTGCCAGCTGAGGTACAATATGAGCTCACAAGCCTGGCAAGAGAGAAGTAAACTCCCACAAACATCTTACAATGTCTCTCACTAACATTCAGTGCACTCCATAAGCCCGTAAAGTACAATTTGTATTTCCATCTCAAAAAGGACACCCACATCAGTATATAGGTAACTTGATTCTGAAAATACCCAACAGTACAAAAAGTATGGATATAACTCCACTTTAAACGCCCAACTGTCATTATAACTCCCTCTTGAATCAGAAACCTCCAAAATGTTTCAGAAGTAAGTAATGGAGATTGCTGAAAAATATCAATTCTTGCATGATATAGACGAGTGCTAACATATGTGTGAACTGAGAATATAAGCACTGAAAATTTGCGAAACTTTTTCAAAAGAATATGGTGCACATTGTTGTCTTGTCGGTCAATGATAACCCTGGACTGGTGCACCTCATGATATAGGATAGATGAAGTATATGCTGGGTTAAATATTTCTTTAAGGAATCGaataaaatcaacaaccaaggacTCAAACTGACAACCAAAAATTGCATCAGGCAAAACATACTTCAGCTGAAGCAACCCATATTTGAGCTGtaagaaaaaaatttcttctcCCATCATACTCAGCACTTGAGCAAACCATTTAGGTGCCATGTTAAAGCTCACCACTCTAACcaataaaagaaacaaaaatatattTCCCTCTGAAAACGCAGCAACCAAATTCCATGCACCACCAATTTCAGCAACATGGAGAATTCTAAGACCCAGGGAATTCGGAATCTGAGAATCAAACGGATACACATGTGTTGGTAACAGCTCAAGAACCAAAATTCCATTGTACCTTTCTCTTAAAATCGACACAGGAAAAAAATCATAGGATTAGGTGTAATAAAACCACATTCATAATCACCAACTGAGTTAGAAAACTCCTTAATACTATCTGATTCTTTACCAGGATCAAAAACTCTACCCATTTTGAGCTGTAAGAGAAAATAAACTCCAACACTACTCTCAGACACTTTAACAAACAAATTCCTCTCATCATAAACCTCGACATCATTTATACATAAAAGATTAATCGATTGCATAGATGGACAATCTGGTTTATACCCAAAGTAAATAATCAATCGAAGAAAATTGTCATTAGAGTTTGAGGAGAGAACAACAGACTTACCCCGATCGAATAACAAGCGAGAAGCATCAAGTTGGAAGTGAAAACAAGCCATTCCTAGAAATTTGTTGTAGAGAAAGAGTAACTTGGTCAAACAGTGAACATTTTCATAGGCCTCAGAAAAAATTTGGACGCCATTTCTCACAATTAGTTCAGTCAGGCCATTGTTTCTTAGCTACCGTACTTCCCAAATTTGGAATTCACTTAACCTATTTCCTTCGAAAACATCAGATTTCGCCATGTTATCAAACAGAAAACTCTGATCAACAGACAAATCATTCTTTCCATCAAGGAAAATTGAAGGAATCTACCCTGAATTGAGAGAATCCTCTTCTTCGTCGATAGCTGAAGGAATTGAGTTAACCACAGTTGAAACTTCTTCAAAGAAAAAAGTGGGAATCAATTCTGAAAATTCATCAACAGCTGATGCAGCGACTTTCACTCTGCAAGGAGGATGATGAGCTGAAGAAGTATACCTAATAAACATGATTGATGTCAACTTCTTCAATGTCTTATTCATCAATTTTGACCACTTCCGAATGGATTTCTCTCGATCTGGAGATATACTCTTTTCCATGTAAAACCGATACCACCATCGACAAGTGT
This is a stretch of genomic DNA from Papaver somniferum cultivar HN1 chromosome 1, ASM357369v1, whole genome shotgun sequence. It encodes these proteins:
- the LOC113309976 gene encoding uncharacterized protein LOC113309976, with the protein product MLLACYSIGIPNSLGLRILHVAEIGGAWNLVAAFSEGNIFLFLLLVRVVSFNMAPKWFAQVLSMMGEEIFFLQLKYGLLQLKYVLPDAIFGCQFESLVVDFIRFLKEIFNPAYTSSILYHEVHQSRVIIDRQDNNVHHILLKKFRKFSVLIFSVHTYVSTRLYHARIDIFQQSPLLTSETFWRFLIQEGVIMTVGRLKWSYIHTFCTVGYFQNQVTYILMWVSFLRWKYKLYFTGLWSALNVSERHCKMFVGVYFSLARLVSSYCTSAGNVFLQKLKVEGVQVFLNSIVSTGPFYLHYAHYELYGCIHLWISKGGNCFSLYFVYNCYFLIMVRGLIDLFWILTMGHLCMSLFSNAGTNGSWCWQP